From the Amycolatopsis thermoflava N1165 genome, one window contains:
- a CDS encoding aldo/keto reductase — MTPAPEPVKLPGVPVPLSRLVLGTMTFGDTVDAAGAAEMVDAALEAGITGIDTANAYAGGRTEEILAGLLRTRRDRVVLATKAGMPHPDTGDHSPLSPAALRASLEGSLRRLDTDRIDVFYLHQPDRATPLGDTLATVAEFVAEGKVLALGVSNYAAWQIAELTHAAQAVGAPRPVLAQQLYNLLARRIEEEYLEYARTSGLVTMVYNPLGGGLLTGRHSFGDQPGTGRFGDSRLAGMYRQRYWDERLFAAVQRLSDIASGAGIGLVELSLRWLLGHPDVGALLLGGSKADQLRANLAAAAAGPLPEDVRAACDEVGADLRGPMPAYNR; from the coding sequence ATGACCCCCGCACCGGAACCGGTGAAGCTGCCGGGCGTGCCGGTTCCCCTGTCCCGGCTCGTGCTCGGCACGATGACCTTCGGCGACACAGTGGACGCCGCCGGCGCGGCCGAGATGGTCGACGCCGCGCTCGAGGCCGGGATCACGGGGATCGACACGGCCAACGCCTACGCCGGCGGGCGGACGGAGGAGATCCTCGCCGGGCTGCTGCGGACGCGGCGGGACCGGGTGGTGCTGGCCACCAAGGCCGGGATGCCGCACCCCGACACGGGCGACCACAGCCCCCTCTCCCCCGCCGCGCTGCGCGCGTCCCTGGAGGGCAGCCTGCGGCGGCTGGACACCGACCGGATCGACGTGTTCTACCTGCACCAGCCGGACCGGGCCACGCCGCTGGGGGACACGCTGGCCACGGTTGCGGAGTTCGTCGCCGAGGGCAAGGTGCTCGCGCTCGGGGTCTCGAACTACGCCGCGTGGCAGATCGCCGAGCTGACCCACGCCGCGCAGGCGGTCGGCGCGCCGCGGCCGGTGCTGGCCCAGCAGCTGTACAACTTGCTGGCCCGCCGGATCGAGGAGGAGTACCTGGAGTACGCGCGCACCAGCGGGCTGGTGACCATGGTCTACAACCCGCTCGGCGGCGGCCTGCTGACCGGGCGGCACTCCTTCGGCGACCAGCCGGGCACCGGCCGGTTCGGCGACTCGCGGCTGGCCGGGATGTACCGGCAGCGGTACTGGGACGAGCGGCTGTTCGCGGCCGTGCAGCGCTTGTCGGACATCGCCTCGGGCGCCGGGATCGGCCTGGTGGAGCTGTCGCTGCGCTGGCTGCTCGGCCACCCCGACGTCGGCGCGCTGCTGCTGGGCGGGTCGAAGGCCGACCAGCTGCGCGCCAACCTGGCCGCGGCGGCCGCCGGCCCGCTGCCCGAGGACGTGCGCGCCGCGTGCGACGAGGTGGGCGCCGACCTGCGCGGCCCGATGCCCGCCTACAACCGCTGA
- a CDS encoding SDR family NAD(P)-dependent oxidoreductase, translating into MPEALVTGVSSGIGAAIGRRLLAEGWSVTGLSRREPEPEPALRWLPADLTRPAELRSLLVGVPTPDAVVHAAGLQRSAPLGSLSDADGEEMWRVHVAAATTLVDTLAPRLPEGARVVLIGSRTMTGVPGKSQYAATKAALLALARSWAAELAARRITVNVVAPGPTDTPMLADPRRSRTPPQLPPLGRFVTPEEVAGLTAFLLGPWGGSITGQQLVQCAGASL; encoded by the coding sequence ATGCCTGAGGCGCTGGTCACCGGTGTGAGCTCGGGCATCGGGGCGGCGATCGGCCGCAGGCTGCTCGCGGAGGGCTGGAGCGTGACCGGGCTCAGCCGCCGCGAGCCGGAGCCGGAGCCGGCGTTGCGGTGGCTGCCCGCTGATCTCACGCGCCCCGCGGAACTGCGGAGCCTCCTGGTGGGCGTGCCGACGCCGGACGCGGTGGTGCACGCGGCCGGGCTCCAGCGCTCGGCCCCGTTGGGCTCACTGTCCGATGCGGACGGAGAGGAGATGTGGCGGGTGCACGTGGCCGCGGCGACCACCCTGGTGGACACACTGGCGCCGCGGCTGCCCGAGGGGGCGCGCGTCGTGCTGATCGGCAGCCGCACCATGACCGGGGTGCCGGGCAAGAGCCAGTACGCGGCGACCAAGGCGGCGTTGCTCGCGCTGGCCCGGTCCTGGGCTGCGGAACTGGCCGCGCGCCGGATCACGGTCAACGTGGTCGCCCCCGGCCCGACGGACACGCCGATGCTGGCCGACCCGCGACGGTCCCGCACGCCACCCCAGCTGCCGCCCCTGGGCCGGTTCGTGACGCCCGAGGAGGTCGCCGGCCTGACCGCGTTCCTCCTCGGCCCGTGGGGCGGCTCGATCACCGGACAGCAACTCGTCCAGTGCGCGGGAGCTTCGCTGTGA
- a CDS encoding LysR family transcriptional regulator yields the protein MDVRSLRYALTLAEELHFGRAARAHYIAAQPFGRRIQELERELGVKLFERTSRRVALTPAGERFLPRARRVLAEMDELMRTAEGDHAEPVLRVGVLGFGLADRWAATRTLLATHHPELELSYRELDWTTQYDAVRAGEVDVAVLHDVGGADDLLVEPVMNTARCAVVPAESELADAGHLSAADIAHVPRVKLVGQPGLVDWGGAPTRRDVEVRSPAHVATAVATTGRIGFHGEPATRFFPHPGVRYLPLEGPDPVVAIASRRNDRRDTVAAFRAATVASPAADSLAAAQAEDAVES from the coding sequence ATGGACGTCCGGTCGTTGCGCTACGCCCTCACCTTGGCCGAGGAACTGCACTTCGGCCGCGCCGCGCGTGCCCACTACATCGCGGCGCAGCCGTTCGGCAGGCGGATCCAGGAGCTGGAGCGCGAGCTCGGCGTGAAGCTGTTCGAGCGCACGAGCCGCCGCGTCGCACTCACCCCGGCGGGGGAACGGTTCCTGCCCCGTGCGCGCCGGGTGCTGGCGGAGATGGACGAGCTCATGCGCACCGCCGAAGGGGATCACGCCGAGCCGGTCCTGCGCGTCGGGGTGCTCGGGTTCGGTCTGGCCGACCGGTGGGCCGCCACGCGCACCCTGCTGGCCACGCACCACCCGGAACTCGAACTGTCCTACCGGGAGCTGGACTGGACGACGCAGTACGACGCCGTGCGCGCCGGGGAGGTCGACGTCGCGGTCCTGCACGACGTCGGCGGAGCCGACGACCTCCTCGTCGAGCCGGTGATGAACACCGCACGCTGCGCGGTCGTACCGGCCGAATCGGAACTCGCCGACGCCGGGCACCTCAGCGCGGCCGACATCGCCCACGTGCCCCGCGTGAAGCTGGTCGGCCAACCAGGACTGGTGGACTGGGGCGGCGCACCCACCAGACGCGACGTCGAGGTCCGCTCCCCCGCCCACGTCGCGACCGCGGTCGCCACCACGGGCCGGATCGGTTTCCACGGCGAACCCGCCACCCGCTTCTTCCCCCACCCCGGGGTGCGTTACCTGCCGCTCGAAGGACCAGACCCCGTCGTGGCCATCGCCAGCCGGCGAAACGACCGCAGGGACACCGTGGCCGCGTTCCGCGCCGCGACGGTGGCGAGTCCCGCTGCCGACTCGCTCGCCGCCGCGCAGGCGGAGGATGCCGTGGAATCCTGA
- a CDS encoding HpcH/HpaI aldolase family protein, protein MTPAEFAARLRSRERILGYWSVLDAPVATERIARLGYDYVCLDAQHGLLGYAGLLSSLTAIDAGGASVGLVRVEANDPTPIGRALDAGAAGVIVPLVDSAEDAAKAVSASRYPPVGRRSYGPMRSGLRIGPAPADAHAATVVIAMIETPQGLAAVEEICATPGLDGVYVGPSDLRLAVGGKHVADRSVDAEFEAAVRTVCDAAKAAGIAAGIHTPDGATAAARLAQGYTFASVASDVVHLENTARAHLAAARGEEAR, encoded by the coding sequence ATGACCCCCGCGGAATTCGCCGCCCGCCTGCGTTCCCGCGAGCGGATCCTCGGCTACTGGTCGGTGCTCGACGCGCCGGTCGCGACCGAGCGCATCGCCCGGCTCGGCTACGACTACGTGTGCCTGGACGCCCAGCACGGCCTGCTCGGCTACGCCGGGCTGCTGTCCTCCCTGACCGCGATCGACGCCGGTGGCGCGTCGGTCGGGCTGGTGCGGGTCGAGGCGAACGACCCGACGCCCATCGGGCGCGCGCTGGACGCCGGGGCCGCCGGTGTGATCGTGCCGCTGGTGGACAGCGCGGAGGACGCGGCGAAGGCCGTGTCGGCGTCGCGGTACCCGCCGGTGGGCCGCCGCTCCTACGGGCCGATGCGGTCCGGGTTGCGGATCGGGCCGGCGCCGGCGGACGCGCACGCGGCGACGGTGGTGATCGCGATGATCGAAACCCCGCAGGGCCTGGCCGCGGTCGAGGAGATCTGCGCGACCCCCGGCCTGGACGGGGTGTACGTCGGGCCCTCGGACCTGCGGCTGGCTGTCGGCGGGAAGCATGTGGCCGACCGCTCGGTGGACGCCGAGTTCGAGGCGGCGGTACGGACGGTGTGTGACGCGGCGAAGGCTGCGGGCATCGCCGCGGGCATCCACACCCCGGACGGCGCGACGGCGGCGGCCCGGCTGGCGCAGGGCTACACGTTCGCCTCGGTCGCCTCCGACGTGGTGCACCTGGAGAACACGGCGCGGGCGCACCTGGCTGCCGCGCGCGGCGAGGAGGCCCGATGA
- a CDS encoding ABC transporter ATP-binding protein — MTTPLLEVTDLQIELVAPAGIVRAVDGVSFTVDRGETVTLIGESGSGKSTTAMGVLRLLPDGLAVLSGSVRFDGVDVIADPAAARRVRGRLASLVPQDPMTALSPVHTIGKQLGEALRLRHRRLPAREIRRRGIALLDQVRISEPERRWRAYPHQLSGGMLQRVLIAIALAAEPDLLVADEPTSALDVTVQAGILDLLLELQERTGVAILMITHDLGVARLVSDRIHVMRAGRFVESGEVEQVTANPRDEYTKALLAAVPRLGPWVENVDLAEAGTA; from the coding sequence ATGACCACACCCCTGCTCGAGGTCACCGACCTGCAGATCGAACTGGTCGCCCCCGCCGGGATCGTGCGCGCTGTCGACGGCGTCAGCTTCACCGTCGACCGCGGCGAGACGGTCACGCTGATCGGCGAGTCCGGATCGGGCAAGTCCACCACCGCGATGGGTGTGCTGCGGCTGCTGCCCGATGGGCTCGCGGTGCTGTCCGGCTCGGTGCGCTTCGACGGCGTCGACGTGATCGCCGACCCGGCCGCCGCCAGGCGGGTGCGCGGACGGCTCGCCTCCCTGGTGCCGCAGGACCCGATGACCGCCCTGAGCCCGGTGCACACGATCGGCAAGCAGCTCGGTGAGGCGTTGCGGTTGCGTCACCGCCGCCTGCCGGCGCGGGAGATTCGCCGGCGCGGCATCGCCCTGCTGGACCAGGTGCGGATCAGTGAGCCGGAGCGCCGCTGGCGCGCCTACCCGCACCAGCTCTCCGGGGGCATGCTGCAACGGGTGCTGATCGCGATCGCCCTGGCGGCCGAACCCGACCTGCTGGTGGCCGACGAGCCGACCTCGGCGCTGGACGTCACCGTGCAGGCCGGGATCCTCGACCTGCTGCTGGAGCTGCAGGAGCGCACTGGGGTCGCGATCCTGATGATCACCCACGACCTCGGCGTGGCGCGGCTGGTGTCGGACCGGATCCACGTGATGCGCGCCGGCCGGTTCGTCGAGTCGGGCGAGGTGGAGCAGGTGACCGCGAACCCGCGCGACGAGTACACCAAGGCGCTGCTGGCGGCGGTGCCACGGCTGGGGCCGTGGGTGGAGAACGTAGATCTGGCGGAAGCGGGGACGGCCTGA
- a CDS encoding ATP-binding cassette domain-containing protein: MTPLLSVQNLVVSYGTFRAVDDVSLTVDRGSTVAVVGESGCGKSTLASAIVRLIRPASGRILLDGTDIATLPEKRLRPLRHRVQMVFQDPYGSLDPHLTAQDIVAEPLRLRGRHDRAARAREAASLLDRVGLPASACGRRPAEFSGGQRQRIGIARALASEPELLVCDEATSALDVSVQAQVLDLLREIQRDTGLAYLFISHNLGVVREISESVVVLRAGRVVESGATEAILSAPAQPYTRALRRAALDPATMRGRKPRTLVAAAALSDAPGATVAPVEGDGS, encoded by the coding sequence ATGACACCCTTGCTCTCGGTGCAGAACCTGGTCGTCTCCTACGGCACGTTCCGCGCGGTGGACGACGTCAGCCTGACCGTGGACCGCGGGTCGACGGTGGCCGTGGTCGGCGAGTCCGGCTGCGGGAAGTCGACGCTGGCGAGCGCGATCGTGCGGCTCATCCGCCCGGCGTCGGGCCGGATCCTGCTGGACGGCACCGACATCGCCACCCTGCCGGAGAAGCGGCTGCGCCCCCTGCGGCACCGCGTCCAGATGGTCTTCCAGGACCCCTACGGCTCGCTGGACCCGCACCTGACCGCGCAGGACATCGTGGCCGAGCCGCTGCGGCTGCGAGGGCGGCACGACCGTGCGGCGCGGGCCCGCGAAGCCGCTTCGCTGCTGGACCGCGTCGGGCTGCCCGCCAGCGCGTGCGGGCGACGGCCCGCCGAGTTCTCCGGCGGCCAGCGCCAGCGGATCGGGATCGCCCGCGCGCTGGCGAGCGAGCCGGAACTGCTGGTGTGCGACGAGGCCACCAGCGCGCTCGACGTCTCGGTCCAGGCGCAGGTGCTGGACCTGCTGCGCGAGATCCAGCGCGACACGGGCCTGGCCTACCTGTTCATCTCGCACAACCTGGGCGTGGTGCGGGAGATCAGCGAATCCGTGGTCGTGCTGCGGGCCGGACGCGTGGTCGAATCCGGCGCGACGGAAGCGATCCTGTCCGCCCCGGCTCAGCCCTACACGCGTGCCCTGCGGCGCGCCGCACTGGACCCGGCGACCATGCGCGGACGCAAACCCCGCACGCTCGTCGCGGCCGCGGCCCTGTCGGATGCACCCGGCGCGACCGTCGCGCCGGTGGAAGGAGATGGCTCATGA
- a CDS encoding sialidase family protein, translating into MTASLTTDGIVRSRADGAAEAFLPAPAVQNHAANLAVLPDGDLACVWFGGTQEGVPDISIWFSRLRGEAWTEPERLSHDDTRSEQNPVLAVSPDGELWLFYTAQRAGNQDTAEVRVRVHRNRAWTPPRTLFPATADGGVFVRQPPVVLPSGRWLLPVFHCVATRGRKWVGDHDTSAVMVSDDGGHTWTERPVPDSTGCVHMNVHRLGDGSLLALFRSRWADHVYRSASTDDGWTWSAPEASGLPNNNSSIQYVPLLDGRLALVYNHSSRADATGRRVSLYDEISEDGLAEQTAPEPQPGEGGAFWGAPRAPMSLALSADDGRTWRRRDLEVGDGHCMTNNSRDKLNRELSYPSIVQTADGNLHIAFTYFRQAIKYVRVSPAWVADA; encoded by the coding sequence ATGACCGCGTCGCTGACCACGGACGGGATCGTCCGCTCCCGCGCCGACGGTGCGGCCGAGGCGTTCCTGCCCGCGCCGGCCGTGCAGAACCACGCCGCCAACCTCGCCGTGCTGCCGGACGGGGACCTGGCGTGCGTGTGGTTCGGCGGCACACAGGAGGGCGTGCCGGACATCTCGATCTGGTTCTCCCGCCTGCGCGGCGAAGCCTGGACCGAGCCGGAGCGGCTGTCGCACGACGACACACGCTCAGAGCAGAACCCGGTGCTCGCGGTGTCCCCCGATGGCGAACTGTGGCTGTTCTACACCGCACAGCGGGCCGGGAACCAGGACACCGCGGAGGTCCGCGTCCGGGTGCACCGCAACCGCGCGTGGACCCCACCGCGGACGCTGTTCCCGGCGACCGCCGACGGCGGGGTCTTCGTCCGGCAGCCACCGGTGGTCCTGCCCTCCGGCCGGTGGCTGCTGCCGGTGTTTCACTGCGTGGCCACCCGGGGACGCAAGTGGGTCGGCGACCACGACACGAGTGCGGTGATGGTCTCCGACGACGGCGGCCACACCTGGACCGAGCGCCCGGTGCCGGACAGCACGGGGTGCGTGCACATGAATGTGCACCGGCTGGGCGACGGGTCGCTGCTGGCGCTGTTCCGCAGCCGCTGGGCCGACCACGTGTACCGCAGCGCCTCCACCGACGATGGCTGGACCTGGAGCGCGCCGGAGGCGAGCGGGCTGCCCAACAACAACTCGTCGATCCAGTACGTGCCGCTGCTCGACGGCCGTCTCGCGCTGGTCTACAACCACAGCAGCCGGGCCGACGCGACCGGGCGGCGGGTGTCGCTGTACGACGAGATCTCCGAGGACGGGCTCGCCGAGCAGACCGCGCCGGAGCCGCAACCGGGCGAGGGCGGCGCGTTCTGGGGAGCGCCCCGAGCACCGATGAGCCTCGCGCTGTCCGCCGACGACGGCCGGACGTGGCGACGGCGCGACCTGGAGGTCGGCGACGGGCACTGCATGACGAACAACTCGCGGGACAAGCTGAACCGGGAGCTGTCCTACCCGTCGATCGTGCAGACCGCCGACGGGAACCTGCACATCGCGTTCACCTATTTCCGGCAGGCAATCAAGTACGTCCGGGTGTCCCCGGCGTGGGTGGCCGATGCCTGA
- a CDS encoding fumarylacetoacetate hydrolase family protein, giving the protein MKWVTYEAGAGARTGALDGDTVRGLRPGIDLLTLAQSGAEALAEAGETARRAPEEVRPLDDVRLLAPLPRPPSVRDGLCFLGHLRGCYRALGRSAELHPAWSEAPAFYFGNAASVVGPHDPVPVAPGSRMFDLELEVGVVIGRGGVDLHPAAAEDHILGYTLFNDWTARDHQLHDLATGIGMGKSKDSALTLGPALVTVDELAEYRVDGRLAIELRATVNDQEITRGRLDQMDWTFGELLAYVSRGVDLAPGDVIGSGTVPGGCLLEHVDTPDLAEFTGWLRPGDVVSLHGQGLGSTRQTVVEGTGVIPLRPCSPKGQA; this is encoded by the coding sequence GTGAAATGGGTGACCTACGAGGCCGGCGCCGGTGCGCGCACCGGTGCGCTCGACGGTGACACGGTTCGCGGGCTTCGCCCCGGCATCGACCTGTTGACGCTCGCCCAGAGCGGCGCCGAGGCGCTGGCCGAGGCGGGGGAGACCGCCCGTCGTGCCCCGGAGGAGGTCCGTCCGCTCGACGATGTCCGGTTGCTCGCGCCGCTGCCGCGCCCGCCGTCGGTGCGCGACGGGTTGTGCTTCCTGGGCCACCTGCGCGGCTGTTACCGCGCGCTCGGGCGCAGTGCGGAACTGCACCCGGCCTGGTCCGAGGCGCCGGCGTTCTACTTCGGCAACGCCGCCTCGGTCGTCGGGCCGCACGACCCGGTGCCGGTCGCGCCCGGCTCCCGCATGTTCGACCTGGAGCTCGAGGTGGGTGTGGTGATCGGGCGCGGCGGCGTGGACCTGCACCCGGCCGCCGCGGAGGACCACATCCTGGGGTACACGCTGTTCAACGACTGGACCGCCCGTGATCACCAGCTGCACGACCTGGCGACCGGCATCGGCATGGGCAAGAGCAAGGACAGCGCCCTCACGCTCGGGCCCGCGCTGGTCACCGTGGACGAACTGGCGGAGTACCGCGTGGACGGACGGCTCGCCATCGAGCTGCGGGCCACGGTCAACGACCAGGAGATCACCCGCGGCCGCCTCGACCAGATGGACTGGACGTTCGGCGAGTTGCTCGCCTACGTCTCCCGCGGCGTGGATCTCGCGCCGGGGGACGTGATCGGTTCGGGCACCGTGCCCGGCGGCTGCCTGCTCGAGCACGTCGACACCCCGGACCTGGCCGAATTCACCGGCTGGCTGCGGCCGGGCGACGTGGTGTCCCTGCACGGGCAGGGACTCGGCTCGACCCGGCAGACCGTCGTCGAGGGGACCGGCGTCATTCCGCTGCGGCCGTGCTCGCCGAAAGGACAAGCTTGA
- a CDS encoding amidohydrolase family protein, translating into MSSHRTLVRNGHILTMDPALGDFPAGDVLIEDGAIVAVGPSLPVTDAEILDATGHLVLPGLIDTHRHTWQSLVRGICGDWTLADYYFGIRLGVSPAYTPDDVRLGNFYGGIDALNAGVTTLLDFSHCNNTPDHSDGAVRGLQEAGIRAAFCYGFFESSPEASRFGEHQARVADFHRIADTYFASDGLLTLGVSLSEIFGLPWEHTVAELAAARERRALLVNHAGCVFGSVLATGITEMEALGLLGPDMVHVHCCNFGDAEWEAIARTGGKVSISVETELNMGFGRPVFDRCRRHGVQPTLSADVVSLNSGDLWHELRYGLGFARAEADLPVNTAGAMPGSVTYTAREALNWSTVNAAEALGLGDKIGSLTPGKRADLMLVGGPALEQHPRVDPYATLVFQTAAADVRTVLVDGKVVKRDGVLEVADLAAVTAQADAAADRILGRLRDTGRALPGTPEGAWAAVEPTAREFHEQAVREAKNKGGRHL; encoded by the coding sequence ATGAGCTCACATCGCACCCTCGTCCGCAACGGTCACATCCTCACGATGGATCCCGCGCTCGGGGATTTCCCGGCCGGGGACGTGCTGATCGAGGACGGCGCGATCGTGGCCGTCGGGCCCTCGCTTCCGGTGACCGACGCCGAGATCCTGGACGCGACGGGGCATCTGGTGCTGCCGGGCCTGATCGACACGCACCGGCACACCTGGCAGTCCCTGGTCCGCGGCATCTGCGGGGACTGGACTCTCGCCGACTACTACTTCGGCATCCGGCTCGGCGTGTCACCCGCCTACACCCCGGACGACGTCCGGCTCGGCAACTTCTACGGCGGGATCGACGCGCTGAACGCCGGCGTCACCACGCTGCTGGACTTCTCGCACTGCAACAACACCCCCGACCACTCCGACGGTGCGGTGCGCGGGCTTCAGGAAGCCGGGATCCGCGCGGCGTTCTGCTACGGGTTCTTCGAGAGTTCGCCGGAGGCGAGCCGGTTCGGCGAGCATCAGGCGCGGGTCGCCGACTTCCACCGCATCGCCGACACCTATTTCGCCTCGGATGGCTTGCTCACCTTGGGCGTGTCGCTGTCGGAGATCTTCGGGCTGCCGTGGGAACACACGGTCGCCGAGCTGGCCGCGGCTCGGGAGCGCAGGGCGCTGCTGGTCAACCACGCCGGCTGCGTGTTCGGCAGCGTGCTCGCCACCGGGATCACCGAGATGGAGGCCCTCGGGCTGCTCGGACCGGACATGGTCCACGTGCACTGCTGCAACTTCGGCGACGCCGAGTGGGAGGCGATCGCCCGCACCGGCGGGAAGGTGTCGATCTCGGTGGAGACCGAGCTGAACATGGGCTTCGGCCGTCCCGTCTTCGACCGCTGCCGCCGGCACGGGGTGCAGCCGACATTGTCCGCCGACGTCGTCTCGCTCAACAGCGGCGACCTGTGGCACGAGCTGCGCTACGGCCTCGGCTTCGCCCGCGCGGAGGCCGACCTGCCGGTCAACACCGCGGGCGCGATGCCCGGCTCCGTCACCTACACGGCGCGGGAGGCGCTGAACTGGAGCACCGTCAACGCCGCGGAGGCCCTCGGACTCGGCGACAAGATCGGCTCGCTGACCCCGGGCAAGCGGGCCGACCTGATGCTGGTCGGCGGACCGGCGCTCGAGCAGCACCCGCGCGTGGACCCCTACGCGACGCTCGTCTTCCAGACCGCGGCGGCCGACGTGCGCACGGTGCTCGTGGACGGCAAGGTCGTCAAGCGCGACGGTGTGCTGGAGGTGGCCGATCTGGCCGCGGTCACCGCGCAGGCCGACGCCGCGGCCGACCGGATCCTCGGCAGGCTCCGCGACACCGGGCGCGCTCTCCCCGGCACCCCGGAGGGGGCGTGGGCCGCGGTCGAGCCGACGGCGCGCGAGTTCCACGAGCAGGCGGTGCGGGAAGCGAAGAACAAGGGAGGACGGCACCTGTGA
- a CDS encoding ABC transporter permease, with the protein MSSTVDTPARPTAVTPEVLARASATRRRRAVRLKMWAGSVCTLVVVLPILLAGVLPLPGPNDQDLARRRLPPLSEGHLFGTDQLGRDLLSRVLHGGQVSLAIGVLAVLVSGLVGLLAGAAAGYFGGWVDAVVSRLLEAQLSLPLLMMLLLVVALFGPSIPVITFVIAIAQWPEVARLTRSLVLVEREKPYVAAARVLGLRRPAILARHVLPNVVRPASLVVLLLLAQAVLLESALSYLGAGPQRPFATWGRIISDGQDYITTSWWLITLPGLVIALLVVGVNLLGDALRDSARRGRKADLR; encoded by the coding sequence ATGAGTTCCACAGTGGACACCCCGGCCCGGCCCACTGCCGTCACCCCCGAAGTCCTCGCGCGGGCCAGCGCGACCCGGCGACGTCGCGCCGTGCGGCTGAAGATGTGGGCCGGCTCGGTCTGCACGCTGGTCGTGGTGCTGCCGATCCTGCTCGCCGGGGTCCTGCCGCTGCCCGGTCCCAACGATCAGGACCTGGCCCGGCGCCGCCTCCCGCCGCTGTCGGAGGGCCACCTGTTCGGCACCGACCAGCTCGGCCGGGACCTGCTGTCCCGGGTCCTGCACGGCGGCCAGGTGTCGCTGGCCATCGGCGTGCTGGCCGTGCTGGTGTCGGGCCTGGTCGGGTTGCTGGCCGGCGCCGCCGCCGGCTACTTCGGCGGCTGGGTGGACGCGGTCGTCTCGCGTCTGCTGGAGGCCCAGCTCTCCCTGCCGCTGCTGATGATGCTGCTGCTCGTGGTCGCGTTGTTCGGCCCGTCGATCCCGGTGATCACCTTCGTCATCGCCATCGCCCAGTGGCCCGAGGTGGCCCGGCTGACGCGGTCGCTGGTGCTGGTGGAACGGGAGAAACCCTACGTCGCCGCGGCGCGGGTGCTCGGGCTGCGGCGCCCGGCGATCCTGGCCCGTCACGTGCTGCCAAACGTGGTGCGCCCGGCCAGCCTTGTCGTGCTGCTCCTGCTGGCGCAGGCCGTGCTGCTGGAGAGCGCACTGAGCTACCTCGGCGCCGGGCCGCAGCGCCCGTTCGCGACCTGGGGCCGGATCATCTCCGACGGCCAGGACTACATCACGACCTCGTGGTGGCTGATCACGCTGCCCGGCCTCGTCATCGCGCTGCTGGTGGTCGGGGTGAACCTCCTCGGTGACGCCCTGCGGGACTCCGCCCGCCGGGGCAGGAAGGCGGACCTCCGATGA
- a CDS encoding cyclase family protein, which produces MRRLIDISAPLRAGIASDPPGLTPEIEYQSHAQTAQDLLAFFPGATIDDLPDGEGWASEWVRLTTHNGTHLDAPYHYSATMNGGERAMTIDEVPLEWCLQPAVKLDFRHFPDGYVATAADVEAELERIGHELSPLEIVVVNTSAGERYGQDDYVSSGCGMGRDATLYLLDRGVRLTGTDAWSWDAPFVHTAARYAAEQDPSIIWEGHRAGREIGYCHLEKLHDLEQLPATGFEISCFPVKVHAASAGWTRAVAIFDS; this is translated from the coding sequence ATGCGCAGACTCATCGACATTTCCGCGCCCCTGCGGGCCGGAATCGCTTCCGACCCTCCCGGGCTCACGCCGGAGATCGAGTACCAGTCGCACGCGCAGACCGCCCAGGATCTCCTGGCGTTCTTTCCCGGCGCGACCATCGATGACCTGCCCGACGGCGAGGGCTGGGCATCCGAATGGGTGCGGCTGACCACCCACAACGGCACGCATCTCGACGCGCCGTACCACTACTCGGCCACCATGAACGGTGGCGAGCGCGCCATGACCATCGACGAGGTTCCCCTGGAGTGGTGCCTGCAACCGGCGGTGAAGCTCGATTTCCGCCATTTCCCCGACGGTTACGTGGCGACCGCGGCCGACGTCGAGGCCGAGCTGGAGCGCATCGGGCACGAGCTCTCGCCCCTGGAGATCGTCGTGGTCAACACGAGCGCCGGAGAGCGCTACGGCCAGGACGACTACGTGTCCTCCGGCTGCGGCATGGGCCGGGACGCGACCCTGTACCTGCTCGACCGCGGCGTGCGCCTCACCGGAACCGACGCGTGGAGCTGGGACGCCCCCTTCGTCCACACCGCCGCCCGGTACGCCGCCGAGCAGGACCCCTCGATCATCTGGGAGGGACACCGGGCGGGCCGGGAAATCGGCTATTGCCACCTCGAGAAACTGCACGACCTCGAGCAGCTGCCCGCCACCGGGTTCGAGATCTCCTGTTTCCCGGTCAAGGTGCACGCCGCCTCCGCAGGCTGGACCCGCGCGGTGGCGATCTTCGACTCCTGA